A window from Podospora bellae-mahoneyi strain CBS 112042 chromosome 1 map unlocalized CBS112042p_1, whole genome shotgun sequence encodes these proteins:
- the HOS2 gene encoding histone deacetylase (EggNog:ENOG503NWW7; COG:B) yields the protein MGSFRHQGLFKISAQHPRRQGPYFFRRKLVPKPFTHLRFSSHLTQTHHHFEMMDVDSYRWRPPKTNYLPHNIDMDPVVEEFEIPLGRASDHENAAYFEKMKLAAQEFNIVRPKGYTVSYHATSEMEKHHFGQTHPMKPWRLTLTKSLVTAYGMPFAMDNYNTRHATYEELNSFHSSDYLDYLATAAPEDQPRDLDNPDKDVKFNLGGSDCPLFHGLYDYCSMSAGTSLDAARKICNKQSDIAIAWGGGLHHAKKSEASGFCYINDIVLAILQLLRLYPRVLYIDIDVHHGDGVEEAFFSTDRVMTVSFHKYQPEVFFPGTGGLNDNGPKSEHNPGAHHAINVPLNDGITDEQYEHLFKSIIGQVNTTFRPSAIALQCGADSLAGDRLGRFNLKVEGHAACVRFCKSLGIPMILFGGGGYTPRNVARAWAYETSIAIGADQNIPAEIPQHAPWRQHFVHETLFPTLEQSMSEPRNNKNTEKRLRDIVAHVHEQLRFVQHAPSVQSSIIPPDLGPVRDEVEERLKEERGEREGDEVERRVKEQGLGVEGEMAV from the exons ATGGGCAGCTTCCGGCACCAGGGTCTTTTCAAGATCTCAGCTCAGCACC CTCGGCGGCAGGGCCCGTATTTCTTTCGAAGAAAGCTCGTTCCCAAGCCCTTCACTCACCTGAGATTTTCGTCCCATCTCACAcaaactcaccaccacttcgAAATGATGGACGTCGATTCGTACCGCTGGCGTCCGCCAAAGACAAATTACCTCCCTCACAACATCGACATGGATCCAGTCGTGGAGGAATTCGAGATCCCACTCGGAAGGGCCAGCGACCACGAAAACGCCGCCTACTTTGAGAAAATGAAGCTCGCCGCCCAAGAGTTCAACATCGTCAGACCCAAAGGGTACACGGTCTCATACCACGCGACCTCCGAGATGGAAAAGCACCATTTTGGCCAAACCCACCCAATGAAGCCCTGGCGTTTAACTCTCACCAAAAGCTTGGTGACAGCCTATGGCATGCCCTTCGCCATGGACAACTACAACACCCGGCACGCCACCTACGAAGAGCTCAACTCTTTCCACTCGAGCGATTATCTGGACTACCTCGCGACGGCCGCCCCAGAGGACCAACCCCGAGACCTGGATAACCCCGACAAGGACGTCAAGTTCAACCTCGGCGGTTCCGACTGTCCCCTCTTCCACGGCCTCTACGACTATTGCTCCATGTCAGCCGGCACCTCCCTAGACGCCGCCCGCAAAATCTGCAACAAACAATCcgacatcgccatcgcctGGGGCGGCGGCCTTCACCACGCCAAAAAGTCCGAAGCCTCCGGGTTCTGCTACATCAACGACAtcgtcctcgccatcctccagctcTTGCGGCTCTACCCCCGCGTGTTATACATCGACATTGACGTCCACCACGGCGACGGCGTAGAAGAGGCCTTCTTCAGCACCGACCGCGTCATGACCGTCTCGTTCCACAAATACCAACCCGAAGTCTTTTTTCCCGGCACCGGCGGGCTGAACGACAACGGTCCGAAATCCGAGCACAACCCCGGAGCTCACCACGCCATCAACGTCCCCCTCAACGACGGCATTACAGACGAGCAGTACGAGCACCTGTTCAAGTCCATCATTGGGCAAGTCAACACCACGTTCCGCCCGAGTGCGATCGCCCTCCAGTGCGGCGCCGACTCTCTTGCGGGCGACCGACTTGGTAGGTTCAATCTGAAGGTAGAGGGTCACGCGGCCTGCGTGAGGTTTTGCAAAAGTCTAGGCATTCCCATGATTttgtttggtgggggggggtaCACGCCCCGAAACGTGGCCAGGGCGTGGGCGTACGAGACCTCCATCGCGATTGGCGCCGACCAGAACATTCCGGCGGAGATCCCGCAGCATGCGCCGTGGAGGCAGCACTTTGTGCACGAGACGCTTTTTCCGACGCTGGAACAGAGTATGAGTGAGCCGAGGAATAACAAGAATACGGAGAAGAGGCTGAGGGACATTGTGGCGCATGTGCATGAGCAGTTGAGGTTTGTGCAGCACGCGCCGAGCGTGCAGAGCAGTATTATCCCGCCGGATTTGGGGCCGGTGagggatgaggtggaggagaggttgaaggaggagaggggggagagggagggggatgaggtggagcggagggtgaaggagcaggggttgggagtggagggggagatggctGTTTAG
- a CDS encoding uncharacterized protein (EggNog:ENOG503NYCY; COG:B), whose product MPRDDLSIDFVRKMPPVEQLDPALVLDEFINRAQNLPEEVRFMQEELRDKELRYTALNKEKDELDERLQKWIKAHGSHQPNPKEAEIRAKALKNYDLLQQLSDEKLALSAKVLQAIEKHTRHLDIQIKMLYDRNEPGFADPDELPSLIRPSAANITNSPIVRPPSGTNGSSLNHLANSVSQSSMRGSNSQIRNTQAQHHGSASAPATPAASMIMNRQAREGSAGPPKRGPRLNTSISNLPTTSSGLARHSSLGPGTPKGHTTAAGNQRAGSAGPRASSKASGSGVANRKAGTPSSSSGRISASHKKGSSLGGNDPRSGTANKSGLSRVKRAAKNSPSSTAESELSDAESAVSGEESDAAPSRNSTGNNARGTPSLPRQNSGSHQSLGNQPTSSSTKNSPHAAHVHKAGGGGPGNHHGPPPPSHNRHHDDDDAMDIEEDDAGDDKKYCSCRNVSYGNMVACDNDDCPYEWFHWGCVGLKSEPNGTWFCPDCSRAAAGGDNRKKVVGGGGGGGGGHGSRPGGGGVGVGA is encoded by the coding sequence ATGCCTAGAGACGATCTATCCATCGATTTCGTGCGCAAAATGCCACCAGTCGAGCAGCTTGACCCGGCACTGGTCCTGGATGAGTTTATCAACCGGGCTCAGAATCTTCCCGAGGAAGTTCGCTTTATGCAGGAGGAGCTTCGAGATAAGGAACTGCGGTATACGGCACTCAACAAGGAAAAGGACGAGCTGGATGAACGGTTACAGAAATGGATCAAGGCACATGGCAgccaccagcccaacccGAAGGAGGCAGAAATCCGCGCAAAGGCATTAAAGAACTATGACTTGCTTCAACAACTATCCGACGAAAAGCTCGCCCTCAGCGCCAAAGTACTACAGGCTATAGAGAAACACACCCGCCATCTCGACATACAAATCAAGATGTTGTATGACCGGAACGAGCCAGGATTTGCTGACCCGGATGAGCTGCCGTCTCTAATCCGCCCAAGCGCTGCCAATATCACAAACAGTCCCATTGTTCGCCCCCCAAGCGGCACCAACGGGTCTTCTCTCAACCACCTTGCAAACAGTGTATCACAATCTTCCATGCGTGGTTCCAACTCTCAGATTCGAAATACCCAGGCTCAACATCATGGCTCGGCTTCGGCCCCCGcaaccccagcagcaagcatgATCATGAATCGGCAAGCCCGCGAAGGGTCCGCCGGTCCTCCCAAACGTGGCCCCCGTCTCAACACAAgcatctccaacctcccaaccacatcctccgGCCTGGCCCGCCATTCCTCCCTCGGCCCCGGCACCCCAAAGGGCCACACAACCGCGGCAGGAAACCAACGAGCCGGCAGCGCCGGCCCCAGAGCCTCATCTAAGGCATCAGGCTCTGGAGTCGCCAACCGTAAAGCcggcaccccctccagcagctcGGGTCGCATCTCTGCCTCCCACAAAAAAGGCTCCTCCCTCGGTGGGAACGACCCCCGAAGCGGAACAGCCAACAAATCCGGCCTATCCCGCGTCAAGCGCGCAGCAAAgaactctccctcctccacagcggAAAGTGAACTCTCAGACGCGGAATCGGCCGTCAGCGGCGAGGAAAGTGATGCTGCCCCATCAAGAAACAGCACCGGCAACAACGCAAGGGGAACACCCTCTTTACCTCGTCAAAACTCGGGAAGCCACCAGTCTCTGGGTAATCAGCCCACAAGCAGCTCCACGAAGAACTCGCCTCACGCGGCTCACGTCCACaaggctggcggcggcgggccgGGGAATCATCATGGcccgccaccgccgtcgCACAACAGACAtcatgatgacgacgatgcgATGGAcattgaggaggatgacgcgGGGGATGACAAGAAATATTGCTCGTGTCGGAACGTGAGCTATGGGAACATGGTGGCGTGTGATAATGATGATTGTCCGTATGAGTGGTTTCATTGGGGGTGTGTTGGGTTGAAGAGCGAGCCGAACGGGACGTGGTTTTGTCCTGACTGTAGTCGGGCCGCGGCTGGGGGGGATAATAGGaagaaggttgttggtggagggggagggggagggggtgggcaTGGGAGTAGgccgggtggtgggggggttggtgttggggcaTGA